Proteins from a single region of Aquirhabdus parva:
- a CDS encoding DUF3015 family protein gives MMKKLIVAAVLVACSSAAMADNDIGCGLGTQVWAGQKGIGPKVLGATTNGTFGNQTFGITFGTLGCRQNGVVTASARLGEFMGNNQESLARDMSVGQGESLNVLANLIGIKEQDKTVFFNATKTNFATIYAANNQTTGQVLAALQTVMAQDATLSAYKIA, from the coding sequence ATTATGAAAAAACTAATAGTAGCGGCGGTATTGGTCGCATGTTCATCCGCAGCGATGGCAGACAATGATATCGGTTGCGGACTAGGGACTCAAGTCTGGGCGGGTCAAAAGGGCATAGGTCCTAAAGTGCTTGGTGCAACCACCAATGGCACATTCGGTAACCAAACCTTCGGTATTACTTTCGGTACGCTAGGCTGCCGTCAAAACGGTGTCGTCACTGCTTCAGCACGTCTGGGTGAGTTCATGGGGAATAACCAAGAAAGCCTAGCGCGTGATATGTCTGTGGGTCAGGGTGAAAGCCTGAATGTGCTGGCCAATCTGATCGGCATCAAAGAGCAAGACAAAACCGTATTCTTCAACGCCACCAAAACCAACTTTGCAACCATCTACGCAGCAAACAATCAAACGACTGGTCAAGTGCTTGCCGCATTACAGACTGTAATGGCGCAAGATGCGACACTATCCGCGTATAAAATCGCTTAA